The following coding sequences are from one Selenomonas sputigena ATCC 35185 window:
- the hfq gene encoding RNA chaperone Hfq produces the protein MPVKPLNLQDNFLNQMRKENRAVSIHLLNGFQMKGYVKGFDNFTVILEVAGKQNLVYKHAISTIVATKLASAGEVEK, from the coding sequence ATGCCGGTAAAACCGCTGAACTTACAGGATAATTTTCTCAATCAGATGCGCAAGGAGAACCGGGCAGTCAGCATCCATCTGCTCAACGGCTTCCAGATGAAGGGATATGTCAAGGGCTTCGACAATTTCACGGTGATTCTTGAGGTGGCGGGCAAGCAGAATCTTGTTTACAAGCACGCCATATCGACGATCGTGGCGACGAAGCTTGCGTCGGCCGGCGAGGTGGAAAAATAA
- the dut gene encoding dUTP diphosphatase: protein MRKRGFEIIKAYEAAGLSLPQRKTAASAGYDLAAAKDCVLPCGKVTIVPTGLKAYMQKDEYLGLHIRSGISLKHQLMLVNAQGIIDADYYDNEENEGHIMVAILNLGASDFHVEKGMRIAQGIFYKYLVADDDEAGTGEARTGGFGSTGKR from the coding sequence TTGCGAAAGCGTGGATTTGAAATCATCAAGGCGTATGAAGCGGCGGGTCTTTCCCTGCCGCAGAGAAAGACGGCGGCGAGCGCGGGCTACGATCTCGCGGCGGCAAAGGACTGCGTATTGCCGTGCGGCAAGGTGACGATCGTGCCGACGGGACTCAAGGCGTACATGCAGAAGGATGAGTATCTCGGACTGCACATCCGTTCTGGAATCTCGCTCAAGCATCAGCTCATGCTCGTCAATGCGCAGGGAATCATCGACGCGGATTACTATGACAACGAGGAGAACGAGGGGCATATCATGGTGGCGATCCTGAATCTCGGCGCGTCGGATTTTCATGTGGAGAAGGGCATGCGCATCGCGCAGGGCATCTTCTACAAGTATCTCGTCGCCGATGACGACGAGGCGGGCACGGGCGAAGCGCGCACGGGAGGTTTCGGCTCGACGGGCAAGCGCTGA